A stretch of DNA from Methanobrevibacter gottschalkii DSM 11977:
AAGCCTTTCATTTGCATTTTTAGTTTATGGTACCTATTTTGGATTAGTTTATATTGCAACATTATTTGGAGGATATTTGTCTGATAAATATATAAGAAGCAGATGTCTTATAAATGCGGGAATAATCCTGATGGGTTTAGGTTTTATTGTCCTGAGTTATTTTGCATCATGGGCTAATCCCCTTGTGCAGACACATTCTTATTTCTATTTTAATACTCCCGAAATCATGCTGATAATTAGTTTAATGTCTATAATTTTGGGTGAAGGACTATTGAGAGTAAATATCTCCTCAACTGTAAAACAGGTATATGAAGATAATGAAAAGAAAGTTGAATCTGCATTTACATTATTGATAATGGCATTAAATATTGGAGCTGTTAGTTCTGCAATAATACTTGGATTAACAATTGGTGAAGGAAATTTAAGTTTATATAAGTATGGATTCTTAATACTTGCAGTTAGCTTATTCATTGGAATAATAATTTATAATCTATTTAGAAATAAATATTTGGTAAATTCAAAAGGAGAGATAGTTGGAATTAAGCCTTCAATAAAATTGGAATCTGTAATGGACAATGCGGAGGAAAAATTGACCAAACAAGAAAGAAATCATGTGAAAGCTATTATAATTATACTTTCCATATCTTTAATATTCTTCATCGGTTTTGAAGTAATCGATTCATCATTAATGTTTTTTGCAAAAGATTATGTTGCAAATACAATTCCATTTGTCCCATTTAGGATAAGTCCTGAAATAATCAAATTTATAGAACCCTTTGGTGTAATTATATTCTCACCATTTATACTAACATACTTTAATCTAAAAGACGGTGATGAAAATGAATCTTTAATATTTAGAATAATGCTTGGAATTATTGTATTGCTTGTAACTTATGCAGTATTTTTCATACCTTGCATGATGGTCGATAATAATATGACTGATGTCTCAATAATTTTCATTATAATCATGGAGCTAATCAGATCAACTTCTGAAATATTAATACTTCCTATAGGTTTGAGTATTGTATCAAAATTATCTCCAGCAAAATACTTATCTCGATTACTCGGATTATTCTATTGTTCTTTGGCAGGAGCATATGTGGTGTCCGGATATATGGCAGGATTCTATCCTAATGCTGAAAGTATGGCACATAAGTTATTTGGTTTAATACAAATCAATGATTTTAAAATCTTTGCTTCAGTATTTATAGTGATGTATTTGACATTGTTTACAGCTACTTATATTTCTCGAAATAAAATTAGGGATTTAATGGAATAAATTAATGTGTAGCAATTAAATGAATATTTTAATTAACCACATTTCTTTTTTCATTATTGATGAATGCCTTATAATTTTTTATAATTTCATCAACAAGTCTTTTTCGTGCATCAATGCTTGCCCATCCGATGTGCGGTGTTATTATTATGTTTTCGGCATCAAGTAAAGGATTATCTTCACTCATTGGTTCGGTTACAACAACATCAACACCAGCAGACAATACTTTTCCACTATTTAATGCATCAGCTAAATCATTTTCTCTTACAAGCCCTCCTCTTGAAACATTAACAATTCTAACGCCATTTTTCATTTTGTCAATATTTTCTTTTCGAATAATGTCTTTTGTATCTTCTGTTAATGGGCAATGAAGTGTAATAATGTCTGATTTAGCAAAAATTTCATCTTTATCTACAAAATTAATGTTTTCCTCACTATATTTTTCAGGATGATCTGTGTTTACAATTATATTCATTCCAAAGCTTTTAGCTATTGTTGCAACTTTCTTACCAATGTTTCCATAACCGATAATTCCTAATGTTTTACCTGAAAGCTCGCTTATTGGTTTGAGCCAGTAGCAGAATATTTCTGAATTTATCCAGTCACCATTTTTCACACTTTGATTATGGAGTTCAAGATTACAGGTCTGCTCTAAAATAAGCGCCCATGTAAGTTGAACAACACTGTCTGTACTGTAAGCAGGTACATTCGTAACGGTTATGTTTCTTTTTCTTGCAGCAGTCATGTCAACAACATTATATCCTGTAGCACAAACTCCAACATATTTGATATTTGGACATTTTCTGAATACTTCTTCATCTATTATAACTTTATTATCAAATATGACTTCTGCATCACCGATATGTTCGAACTTATTTCTTTCAGTTGTATTTTCATAAATTGTTAAATCGACATGTTCGGAAAGTTCTTCCCATGATATGTCTCCTTTGTCAATTGCACTTGCTTCAAGCAGTACTCCTTTCATTTTTTTCATAAAAATCATCTTTAGTATTATGTTAGGGTTATTCATGGTGGTGATGGTCATATTCAAGAATTAGATAAATAAGTCTGTCACTTGACCGAGAAGTGATTCGAAGTTCACTCCACGATCTTGGAAGTTAGGTTGTTTTGATGAAACAATCATTGCATCGTGAGTAATATTTCCTGCAAATTCAACAGACTCAAAAAGGTCTTTACCAACCATAACTGCTGCTAAAAGGGAACTTGCATATAAATCACCAGTTCCATGTAACATGTAAGGTAAAAATTCATTGGATGCTTCAGAGATATCCATGTCCTTACCACCAACGAAGTTGCGAATGATTCCATCTTCACGTTGTATACCTTTTAATACAACATATTTGGCTCCATGGTCTAGAAGTGCGTTTAGAATACGGTGCGCTTCCTCATCATCAATATTTGCCCCTCTCCATTTTTCACCAATTGGTTCACCTAAAATAATAGCAGCTTCGGTAAGATTTGGAGTAAGAATATCAGCTTCACATGCAAGACTTGCCATTGCTTGACATAAATCATCATCATAAGTAGGATATACTTGTCCATGGTCAGCCATAACAGGATCTACAACTTTTAGAGCATGAGGGTATGTTTCATAAACACTTTTGATCACTTCAACTTGTTCATCAGATCCTAAAAACCCGGAATAAACAGCATCTATGTCTATGTCGATTTCTTTCCAGGTATTCAAATAATCGTTAAGGATTTCTGTGGTGTCATGCATATACCATGTAGGATATCCGGTATGATTTGAAAATAATCCTGTCGGAACTGGGCAAACATCACAACCGGCTGCTGAAAGTACTGGAATAGCTACGCCAAGTGAACATTTCCCATATCCGCAGAGATCGTGTATTGCAGCTACACGAGGGATGTAATCTTCGTGTCTTTTATAAAGAATTGGAGCATTCGAATTATTAATTTCATTTTTTTCAATATTTTCTTTACTCATTTTCTACCTCTTGAATAATAATAGTTGTTGTTATATTTTTCATAATGGTTTATAAATTTATTATTCTTCAAATATCCATTTTTACAAATATTTATATATAATTAGGATTTAAGATAGGAAATAATGTCATGTGTTATAAAATATGAAGGTGACAATAATGATGAGAAAAGTAACTCATAAAACCAAAGGACAAAAAGCAATTGACGGAGCAGGAGTGCATCTGGTACGTGTATTAGGCAACACTACAACCGATGTTCATGATCCATTTTTAATGTTGGATGCTTTTGATAGTACAAATCCTGATGATTATACTGCAGGTTTTCCAATGCACCCTCACAGAGGCATTGAAACAATAACTTTTGTCAGCAAAGGACAAATGCTTCATCAAGATCATTTGGGAACTGAAGCACTTGTTGGAGATGGTGAAGCTCAATGGTTAACTGCGGGTTCTGGTGCTGAACATGCAGAATTTCCCGGTGGAGAACGCATGCTTGGAACACAGTTATGGTTAAATCTTCCAGCAAAAGATAAAATCACTGCTCCTCCAGCATATCACAGTATAACTACAGATGAAATTAAGGAATTCTCTTTAGATGGTGGATTTTTAAGATTGATGGCTGGTGAATATAATGGTGAGGAAGGTTGGCAAGGCAAATACTTACCAGTTGATTTCTATGATATTCATCTAGAACCAAACACTAAAGTGGAAATTCCAGTTAAAGAAGGACGGTCCGCTTTTGTATTTACATTACTCGGTGATGTAGTTATAAGTGGTGATGTTGTTTTAGAAAAAACAGCTGCAAAGTTAAGTGATGGTGACCATGTAATATTCGAAACTAAAGATAACAGTGCTGAAATATTATT
This window harbors:
- a CDS encoding D-2-hydroxyacid dehydrogenase; the encoded protein is MKKMKGVLLEASAIDKGDISWEELSEHVDLTIYENTTERNKFEHIGDAEVIFDNKVIIDEEVFRKCPNIKYVGVCATGYNVVDMTAARKRNITVTNVPAYSTDSVVQLTWALILEQTCNLELHNQSVKNGDWINSEIFCYWLKPISELSGKTLGIIGYGNIGKKVATIAKSFGMNIIVNTDHPEKYSEENINFVDKDEIFAKSDIITLHCPLTEDTKDIIRKENIDKMKNGVRIVNVSRGGLVRENDLADALNSGKVLSAGVDVVVTEPMSEDNPLLDAENIIITPHIGWASIDARKRLVDEIIKNYKAFINNEKRNVVN
- a CDS encoding bifunctional hydroxymethylpyrimidine kinase/phosphomethylpyrimidine kinase — protein: MSKENIEKNEINNSNAPILYKRHEDYIPRVAAIHDLCGYGKCSLGVAIPVLSAAGCDVCPVPTGLFSNHTGYPTWYMHDTTEILNDYLNTWKEIDIDIDAVYSGFLGSDEQVEVIKSVYETYPHALKVVDPVMADHGQVYPTYDDDLCQAMASLACEADILTPNLTEAAIILGEPIGEKWRGANIDDEEAHRILNALLDHGAKYVVLKGIQREDGIIRNFVGGKDMDISEASNEFLPYMLHGTGDLYASSLLAAVMVGKDLFESVEFAGNITHDAMIVSSKQPNFQDRGVNFESLLGQVTDLFI
- a CDS encoding pirin family protein, whose translation is MMRKVTHKTKGQKAIDGAGVHLVRVLGNTTTDVHDPFLMLDAFDSTNPDDYTAGFPMHPHRGIETITFVSKGQMLHQDHLGTEALVGDGEAQWLTAGSGAEHAEFPGGERMLGTQLWLNLPAKDKITAPPAYHSITTDEIKEFSLDGGFLRLMAGEYNGEEGWQGKYLPVDFYDIHLEPNTKVEIPVKEGRSAFVFTLLGDVVISGDVVLEKTAAKLSDGDHVIFETKDNSAEILLYSSKRLDEPVAWAGPIVMNTREELNQAFEDLANGTFIKKQAEY
- a CDS encoding POT-type proton-dependent oligopeptide transporter, whose amino-acid sequence is MKYDKSLIVLFIIQICEGFSFYGLGAILTLFMTQFLNLSLSFAFLVYGTYFGLVYIATLFGGYLSDKYIRSRCLINAGIILMGLGFIVLSYFASWANPLVQTHSYFYFNTPEIMLIISLMSIILGEGLLRVNISSTVKQVYEDNEKKVESAFTLLIMALNIGAVSSAIILGLTIGEGNLSLYKYGFLILAVSLFIGIIIYNLFRNKYLVNSKGEIVGIKPSIKLESVMDNAEEKLTKQERNHVKAIIIILSISLIFFIGFEVIDSSLMFFAKDYVANTIPFVPFRISPEIIKFIEPFGVIIFSPFILTYFNLKDGDENESLIFRIMLGIIVLLVTYAVFFIPCMMVDNNMTDVSIIFIIIMELIRSTSEILILPIGLSIVSKLSPAKYLSRLLGLFYCSLAGAYVVSGYMAGFYPNAESMAHKLFGLIQINDFKIFASVFIVMYLTLFTATYISRNKIRDLME